One Citrobacter amalonaticus genomic window carries:
- the cueO gene encoding multicopper oxidase CueO — MQRRDFLKYSVALGLSSALPLWSRTVFAAQRPTLPIPELLTADARNHISLMAKAGQSAFGGKTATTWGYNGNLLGPALKLQKGKAVTVDIHNQLQEETTLHWHGLEVPGEVDGGPQGIIPAGGKRTVTFTPDQRAATCWFHPHQHGKTGRQVAMGLAGLVLIEDEEIHKLLLPKQWGIDDVPVIVQDKRFDATGQIDYQLDVMTAAVGWFGDTLLTNGAIYPQHAAPRGWLRLRLLNGCNARSLNFAASDKRPLYVIASDGGLLAEPVSVNELPMLMGERFEVLVDVSDGKPFDLVTLPVSQMGMAIAPFDKPHLVMRIQPVAVNASGTLPDTLSSMPALPSVDGLTVRNLQLSMDPMLDMMGMQMLMKKYGDQAMSGMAHGQMQGHGGNMQHGDMGHMNHGGSFDFHNANKINGVAFDMNKPMFAASKGKVERWVISGVGDMMLHPFHIHGTQFRILSENGQTPAAHRAGWKDTVRVEGAVSEVLVKFDHAAPEEHAYMAHCHLLEHEDTGMMLGFTV; from the coding sequence ATGCAACGTCGTGATTTCTTAAAATATTCTGTGGCGTTGGGGCTATCGTCAGCCTTACCGCTCTGGAGCCGCACCGTCTTTGCCGCCCAACGCCCCACGTTACCCATTCCCGAGCTTCTCACCGCCGACGCGCGTAACCATATCTCGCTGATGGCGAAAGCCGGCCAGTCGGCCTTTGGCGGAAAAACGGCAACCACCTGGGGCTATAACGGCAATCTGCTCGGGCCTGCGCTGAAGCTGCAAAAAGGTAAAGCGGTGACGGTGGATATCCATAATCAGCTTCAGGAAGAGACCACGCTGCACTGGCATGGACTCGAGGTGCCGGGTGAGGTGGATGGCGGGCCGCAGGGGATTATCCCGGCGGGCGGAAAACGTACCGTCACGTTTACGCCGGATCAGCGGGCGGCGACCTGCTGGTTTCATCCTCATCAGCACGGGAAGACCGGGCGTCAGGTGGCAATGGGCTTAGCGGGTCTGGTTCTGATTGAAGATGAAGAGATTCATAAGCTGCTGCTCCCGAAGCAGTGGGGGATCGATGATGTGCCAGTCATCGTGCAGGACAAACGGTTTGATGCCACCGGACAGATTGATTATCAGCTTGATGTGATGACGGCTGCCGTAGGCTGGTTTGGCGATACGCTGCTGACCAATGGTGCCATTTATCCTCAACATGCTGCGCCGCGCGGCTGGTTGCGTCTGCGATTGCTTAACGGCTGTAACGCGCGTTCACTCAATTTTGCCGCCAGCGATAAGCGTCCGTTGTACGTCATCGCCAGCGACGGCGGGCTGCTGGCGGAGCCAGTTAGCGTCAACGAACTGCCCATGCTGATGGGCGAGCGTTTTGAAGTGCTGGTGGACGTCAGTGACGGTAAACCGTTTGATCTGGTTACCCTGCCGGTCAGCCAGATGGGGATGGCGATTGCGCCGTTTGATAAGCCGCATCTGGTCATGCGTATTCAGCCGGTTGCTGTGAATGCCTCCGGTACGCTGCCGGACACCCTGAGTTCAATGCCAGCGTTGCCTTCTGTTGACGGGCTGACGGTGCGTAATCTGCAACTGTCGATGGATCCAATGCTCGACATGATGGGGATGCAGATGCTGATGAAAAAGTACGGCGACCAGGCGATGAGCGGAATGGCGCACGGGCAGATGCAGGGACATGGGGGCAACATGCAGCACGGTGACATGGGCCATATGAACCACGGTGGGTCATTCGATTTCCACAATGCCAATAAGATCAACGGCGTGGCTTTTGATATGAACAAACCGATGTTCGCGGCGAGCAAAGGGAAGGTTGAACGCTGGGTGATTTCCGGAGTGGGCGACATGATGCTGCATCCGTTCCATATTCACGGCACGCAGTTCCGCATCCTGTCAGAGAACGGCCAGACGCCAGCGGCACATCGTGCGGGCTGGAAAGATACCGTTCGGGTGGAAGGCGCCGTCAGCGAAGTGTTAGTGAAATTTGATCATGCCGCGCCCGAAGAGCATGCTTATATGGCGCACTGTCATCTGCTGGAACATGAAGATACCGGAATGATGTTAGGCTTTACGGTATAA